From Corticium candelabrum chromosome 13, ooCorCand1.1, whole genome shotgun sequence, a single genomic window includes:
- the LOC134188584 gene encoding uncharacterized protein LOC134188584: MSWTKYLIAVAVAAVLITFFLFVYSGCWIYVNKYDAVPGTCWKFVQDVAPDLARKLHYTTAMNDMLFSNDVINQSIYTKIRKQLSEAKWTSEDTYTLLVDVLPKTDNVRYMKFCCLLREKSNVPLMGKILCDKCKAFEKCIVIRKEMLYITSSCQLFFNNITDKNDIPDDPNYVDETDNETVVVVHLSAFVCIDNEVFATLTISVEEKYINKELLQEKIASTLEVNVFEVHVHIEFSRTNSTWMLLRLLRQAGLRLMEMLSSQESKHYFGLMIAEAFYLESARNVSIELILSNLLSCRIYVIPTGSFYVKSDEEDVYRMTDDQGRWRVGAISLELLLGVPILIYLFLTSHTFAAGVSMRRISDVGAVDQSTLQHRYFTTEIGSATRMLKMNKMMPSSLSMIVSVFLF, encoded by the exons ATGTCATGGACAAAGTATTTaatagctgttgctgttgctgcagtactaattACTTTCTTCTTATTTGTCTACTCTGGATGTTGGA tttaTGTGAACAAGTATGATGCAGTGCCAGGTACATGTTGGAAATTTGTTCAAGACGTAGCACCAGATTTAGCTAGGAAACTGCATTATACAACAGCAATGAATGATATGCTATTTTCAAATGATGTTATTAACCAGAGCATTTACACAAAAATACGTAAACAGTTGAGTGAGGCCAAATGGACAAGTGAGGACACTTACACATTGTTGGTGGATGTTCTTCCAAAGACTGACAATGTACGATACATGAAGTTCTGTTGTTTGCTGCGTGAAAAGTCTAATGTGCCTTTAATGGGAAAGATACTTTGTGATAAATGCAAAGCATTTGAAAAGTGCATAGTGATTCGTAAAGAAATGTTGTATATTACCTCATCTTGCCAGTTATTTTTTAACAACATTACTGATAAGAATGACATTCCAGATGATCCAAACTATGTGGATGAAACAGATAATGAGACAGTTGTAGTGGTACATCTATCAGCATTTGTCTGCATTGATAACGAGGTCTTTGCAACTTTGACTATAAGTGTTGAAGAAAAGTACATTAACAAGGAACTTCTTCAAGAGAAAATTGCTTCTACATTGGAAGTCAATGTTTTTGAAGTACATGTGCACATAGAGTTTTCCAGAACCAACAGTACATGGATGCTCTTACGTTTGTTACGTCAAGCTGGATTACGACTTATGGAAATGTTGAGTTCTCAAGAGTCTAAACATTACTTTGGTCTTATGATAGCAGAAGCATTCTACTTGGAGTCAGCAAGAAATGTCTCTATTGAGTTAATATTGAGCAATTTGCTCTCATGTAGAATCTATGTCATTCCTACTGGGTCATTTTATGTGAAATCAGATGAGGAAGATGTTTATCGTATGACTGACG ATCAGGGAAGGTGGAGAGTTG GAGCCATTTCTTTGGAATTGTTATTGGGTGTACCAATACTTATTTACCTGTTTTTAACATCACACACGTTTGCTGCCGGTGTCTCAATGAGAAGAATATCTGATGTTGGAGCAGTTGATCAATCTACCTTACAACACCGCTACTTCACCACAG AAATTGGAAGTGCAACGAGAATGTTGAAGATGAACAAGATGATGCCATCATCATTGTCAATGATTGTTTCGGTATTCTTGTTCTAA
- the LOC134188714 gene encoding uncharacterized protein LOC134188714, with translation MSEPQNDWKRYIRPNLTQFASKLQPSLVLDALHECDLLTLEECKRLRKESLTEEERSHILFYDILLYKENDKFTDFCQVLLAIPGQKHIVTKVMKVPSDHPARTQLVAQRVQRAIETFQQSENNQQTSRSWLKYITIAVVAISITFVVVCTGYWIHANKYDAVPGTCWKFVQDIASDLARKLNYTTAMNDMLFSNDVINQSISTKIRKQLSDAKWTSAYTHTLLMDVLPKTDNVRNMKSCCLLRVKSNVPLMGKILCDKCKAFEKCTVNQTAKFFIPLSCQLFLNNITDQNVYTDAPVDVNYVNETEIEKPVVVHPSSFVCIFNKVLATLTISVEEEYINKELQEKITSTLKADVSKVHVKFSRTNSPWMLLSLSAQAGLRLKQKLNARESKHYFAIGLMIAEAFHLESARNVSIELPR, from the exons ATGTCTGAGCCCCAGAACGACTGGAAACGATATATTAGACCCAACCTAACGCAATTTGCTAGCAAGTTACAGCCATCTTTAGTGTTGGATGCTCTACACGAGTGTGACCTTCTAACTCTAGAAGAATGCAAGCGTCTGCGAAAGGAGTCTCTCACCGAGGAGGAGCGCTCTCACATACTCTTTTACGACATTTTGCTGTACAAGGAGAACGATAAGTTTACTGACTTTTGTCAAGTTTTGCTTGCCATTCCCGGACAGAAGCACATTGTAACGAAAGTCATGAAGGTTCCATCTGATCATCCAGCTCGGACGCAACTTGTAGCACAACGTGTACAGCGAGCTATAGAGACTTTCCAACAGTCTGAAAACAATCAGCag ACGTCTCGATCATGGCTAAAGTATATAactattgctgttgttgcaatATCAATTACTTTTGTAGTCGTCTGCACTGGATATTGGA ttcaTGCAAACAAGTATGATGCAGTGCCAGGTACATGTTGGAAATTTGTTCAAGACATAGCATCAGATTTAGCTAGGAAACTGAATTATACAACAGCAATGAATGATATGCTATTTTCAAACGATGTTATTAACCAGAGCATTTCAACGAAAATACGTAAACAGTTGAGTGACGCCAAATGGACAAGTGCTTACACTCACACATTGTTGATGGATGTTCTTCCAAAGACTGACAATGTACGAAACATGAagtcttgttgtttgctgcGTGTAAAGTCTAATGTGCCTTTAATGGGAAAGATACTTTGTGATAAATGCAAAGCatttgaaaagtgcacagtgAATCAAACAGCAAAGTTCTTTATTCCCTTGTCTTGCCAGTTATTTTTGAACAACATTACTGATCAGAATGTTTATACTGACGCTCCTGTTGATGTAAACTACGTGAATGAAACAGAAATTGAGAAACCTGTAGTGGTACATCCATCATCATTTGTATGCATTTTCAACAAGGTCTTGGCAACGTTGACTATAAGTGTCGAAGAAGAGTATATCAACAAGGAACTTCAGGAGAAAATCACTTCTACACTGAAAGCCGATGTTTCTAAAGTACATGTAAAGTTTTCCAGAACCAACAGTCCATGGATGCTCTTAAGTTTGTCAGCTCAAGCTGGATTACGTCTTAAACAAAAGTTGAATGCACGAGAGTCTAAACATTACTTTGCCATTGGTCTAATGATAGCAGAAGCATTTCACTTGGAGTCAGCAAGAAATGTCTCTATTGAGTTACCAAG ATGA